A region from the Chrysoperla carnea chromosome 4, inChrCarn1.1, whole genome shotgun sequence genome encodes:
- the LOC123298421 gene encoding trinucleotide repeat-containing gene 18 protein-like: MKYFAILFFATLAVSFIVTFGNAATINASNTRSETNNEESSAKSSSSSSNSSSSHSISKSVVKVDSDGNKQEQTEKEKESNAESSNNEESSSDSKKNTSIKEAQNVDVNVNNPIVVVGKSPEPQIQQPAPQAGVRSRKPDTQISPQQATNVYEATVNHLSELYNAIFELQDDIKSTQQSMQNFNDVVGQALTAIINSLNDLVDKVNELTKHANNMVDGYNYVANQVANEINN; encoded by the exons atgaaatatttcgcgatattattttttgcaaCGTTAGCTGTTAGTTtc ATTGTGACTTTTGGGAATGCCGCAACTATTAATGCAAGTAATACGAGATCAGAGACTAATAATGAGGAATCATCAG ctaaATCTTCTAGTAGTTCAAGTAACAGTTCCAGTTCTCATTCCATTTCAAAATCTGTTGTAAAGGTTGAta GTGATGGTAATAAACAGGAACAaactgaaaaagaaaaagaaagcaATGCAGAAAGTTCCAATAATGAAGAAAGTAGCTCTGATTCTAAGAAAAATACCTCAATAAAGGAAGCG cAAAATGTGGACGTTAACGTCAATAATCCTATTGTTGTGGTAGGTAAAAGCCCTGAACCACAAATTCAACAACCCGCGCCACAAGCTGGTGTAAGATCGAGAAAACCAGACACTCAAATAAGTCCACAGCAAGCAACTAATGTATATGAGGCAACGGTTAATCATCTATCAGAATTATATAATGCTATATTCGAATTGCAAGACGATATTAAATCTACTCAACAAAGTATGCAGAATTTTAATGACGTAGTTGGTCAAGCTTTAACTGcaattattaattctttaaatgaTTTAGTGGATAAGGTCAATGAATTGACCAAGCATGCAAATAATATGGTTGATGGCTATAACTATGTTGCAAATCAAGTTGCcaatgaaataaacaattaa
- the LOC123298425 gene encoding uncharacterized protein LOC123298425 has translation MRSLSVFALTLTITLALLCVNAAPKPGLLQNVAHGIGGAVKGVGNTLGLNKVFNKKVQKIAKKEVQKVLHALNINISDKTIDAIFDPVIKLLSQLTDEQLADITKVAKAVLKFLKENNISISLEDIKKYMDILAKALSNIETAIKSESLKAAQQSNNAIDITSESPKAVEQIE, from the exons ATGAGGTCGCTCAGCGTTTTTGCTCTTACTTTAACAATAACTTTg GCATTATTATGTGTTAATGCTGCTCCTAAACCCGGCTTATTACAAAATGTTGCACATGGAATTGGAGGTGCTGTGAAAGGAGTTGGCAACACACTTGGTCTAAACaaagtatttaacaaaaaagtacAGAAAATAGCTAAAAAAGAAGTCCAAAAGGTATTACATGCATTAAACATCAACATCAGCGACAAAACTATAGATGCAATTTTCGATccagtaataaaattattgagtcAATTAACGGATGAACAATTGGCAGACATTACAAAAGTAGCAAAAGCCGttctcaaatttttaaaagaaaataatatttctatatcattggaagacattaaaaaatacatggaTATATTGGCCAAAGCTTTGTCAAATATTGAAACCGCTATTAAAAGCGAATCTCTGAAAGCAGCCCAACAGTCAAATAATGCAATCGATATTACAAGCGAATCTCCCAAAGCAGTTGAGCAGATTGAGTAG
- the LOC123298592 gene encoding uncharacterized protein LOC123298592 → MRSFNVFALTLTIALALSCVHAAPKPAGFLTSIRKGISDVVHGIGHAVGTAGETVGNVIDAGAKGIVNTAGSLFDNVGTVVKGEGDGNVLHNIGNGVVDVIDTLGNGIQNVSNALGTGMYELLNNEKVQEEAKMQVEKEIDVSSYNINKQEQETIFTAIINELSSGQLKGNELTDSKKATKVIREYLKKNGISISSDDIQNYLDILLKVLSNISIEIVTDESPKKEEQVEYVWYYEK, encoded by the exons ATGAGGTCGTTCAACGTTTTTGCCCTTACTTTAACAATTGCCTTG GCATTGTCATGTGTTCATGCAGCACCTAAACCCGCCGGCTTCTTGACATCCATTAGAAAGGGAATTTCTGACGTTGTACATGGAATTGGACATGCTGTAGGAACAGCGGGTGAAACTGTAGGAAATGTAATAGATGCGGGTGCAAAGGGAATAGTCAACACAGCAGGTTCATTATTTGATAATGTTGGAACAGTAGTAAAAGGTGAAGGTGACGGAAACGTGCTTCATAACATTGGAAATGGAGTTGTTGATGTTATAGATACTTTGGGAAACGgtatacaaaatgtttcaaatgctCTGGGTACTGGTATGTATGAATTACTTAACAATGAAAAAGTACAGGAAGAAGCTAAAATGCAAGTTGAAAAAGAAATAGATGTCTCAAGCTATAATATCAACAAACAGGAACAGGAAACAATTTTCACAGCAATTATAAACGAATTAAGTAGCGGTCAATTAAAGGGGAATGAATTGACAGACTCTAAAAAGGCTACCAAAGTCATTCgcgaatatttgaaaaaaaatggcaTTTCTATTTCATCggatgatattcaaaattacTTGGATATACTGCTTAAAGTTTTGTCGAATATTTCCATCGAAATTGTAACTGACGAATCTCCCAAGAAAGAAGAGCAGGTTGAGTATGTCtggtattatgaaaaataa